gagggagtgaagccagatgaattcaccatggcatcgacatcaaaaaggtttcgaaagggaggtgagtttaatggttcttactctagaggacagggttcaagaggttactcagtccgaccaattcagtcttcactacagactatagttggggctccacctcagaccggtcaacacttctctgagagacctatgcttgaatccagagagtgttatggatgtggggagaccggacacattaagaggtattgtccaaaacagagttatagacctccaatagttagaggtaggggtggtcatggaagaggccgttattctgagaacgtggtggccgaggtaatggtggtcatcaaaacggctgggctgacggacaaatgggaaatactgcagcgcaacatgttagaggcaacggacagactggtgatagggcccattgttacgctttccctgggcggtcggaagcggagacatcagatgctgttatcacaggtaatcttttggtttgtgattgtatggcttctgtattatttgaccctggctccaaatttttcatatgtatcttcctcatttgctaatggtcttaatttacattgtgaattgcttgacatgcctattcgtgtttctactccggtgggtgagtctgtgataattgaaaaagtgtataggtcttgtttggtgacttttgtggggagcaatacttatgtagactttgttatcttagaaatggttgatttcgatgtgattgtgggtatgacttggctttctccaaattttgcaatctttgattgtaatgccaaaactgtgacattggccaagcctgggacagatccgttagtgtgggagggtgactacacttccactccagttcgtatcatctcctttcatCGCGCTAAGAGAacggttagtaaagggtgtttatctttcttAGCACACATCagagatgatactacccaagtaccttcaattgagtcggtttccgtggtccgtgagtttttagatgtgtttcctgcagaccttcctggtatgccaccggatagagatattgacttctgcatcgatcttgaaccgggtactcgccccatttctatacctccttatagaatttctcccgcggagttaagagagttaaaggtccaacttcaagagttgttaagtaaaggtttcattagaccaagtgcatccccttggggtgctccgatgttatttgtgaagataaaggatgggagttttcggatgtgcatagactaccggcagttgaacaaggtaactattaagaacaagtatcccattcctcgcattgatgacttgttcgatcagttacaaggtgcttgtgtcttctctaagattgaattgaggtccggttatcatcaattgaaaatacgggcaacggatgtgccaaagactgcttttcggaccaggtatgggcattacgaatttgtagtgatgtcttttggtcttacgaatgcccctgctgctttcatgagcttgatgaataggatttttaagccatatctggatctcgttgtgatcgtatttattgatgatatattggtatactcaaagagcaagaaggaacatgaggagcacttgagaattgtattggaaatgttgagggagaaaaagctttgtgccaaattctccaagtgtgagttttggctagatgcagtgtccttcttggggcatgtggtttctaaggatggggtgatggtggatccttctaagattgagacagtgaagaattgggtaagacctactaatgtgtcagaaataaggagctttgttggtttagctagctattaccgtcgatttgtcaagggattctcttccattgcttcccaattgacgaacttgactaaacagaatgttccatttgtatggtcggatgaatgtgaagaaagctttcagaagctcaaaaccttgttgactactgcaccaatccttaccctgccagtggaaggtaaaaATCTCATTGtctactgtgatgcatcctattcgaatttgggtgcagtgctaatgcaagggaagaacgtaattgcttatgattcaaggcaattaaaggtgcatgaacgcaattacccgacccatgatttggaactggatgcggtagtgtttgcattaaagcaatggagacattatttatatggggttaagtgtgaagtatacatgGATCAttgtagcctacagtatgtctttactcagagggatttgaatttgagacagaggagattgatggaactactgaaggactacgatatcactatcttgtatcatccgggaaaggctaatgttatggcagatgccttaagtagaaaggcagggagcatgggaagtctagctcgcttgcaagtttctagaagtccattggctagagaggttcagactctgtccaacgactttatgaggttagaagtaaatgggaagggaggattgttggcttgtgtggaggcgagatcttcttttcttgacaagatcaagggaaaacagtttgatgatgagaaactaagccgaattcgggatatggtgttgcgaggagaggctaaggaagcaataatggatgaggaaggtgttttgagaattaagggaagggtatgtgtgccccgtgttgatgatgtaatccacactattcttacagaggctaatagttccggatattctatacatcctggtgcaaccaagatgtacagtgacctaaagcaacacttttggtggagtagaatgaagcacgacattgttgattttgttgccaaatgtccaaattgtcagcaagtaaaatatgaacaccagaggcccggaggaacacttcagagaatgtcattcctgaatggaagtgggagagaattgcaatggacttcgtggttggtcttccaaagacattggggaagtttgactctatttgggtgattgttgataggttaactaagtctgctcatttcgttccggtcaaggtgacttacaatgaagagaagttagccaaaatctatatctcagaaattgttcggttgcatggggttccactctccatcatatcagatagaggtacgtagtttacttctaagttttggaaaacattacatgcggaattgggtgctaggttggaccttagtactgcgttccatcctcagaccggtggtcagtctgagcgaacaattcaagtgttggaggatatgcttcgtgcatgtgtgatagaatttggtggtcattgggatagcttcttacccttagcagagttctcctacaacaatagctatcactcaagcattgatatggccccatttgaggcactataagggagaagatgtaggtctcccattgggtggtttgatgcatttgagtttAGACCTtagggtactgaccttctgagagaatcgttagataaagtgaaatctattcaagaaaagttgttagcagccaaagtaggcaaaaggaatatgcagatcgaaaggttagagacttggagttcatggagggttaacaagtcttgctgaaggtttcacccatgaaaggggtgatgcggtttggtaagcgaggtaaacttatcccgaggtatattggttcatttgaagttctgaagcgcgtagGGGAGGtcgcttatgagttagccttgcctccagggctgtccagagtgcatccggtatttcacgtgtctatgttgaaaagataccatggggatggaaactacatcattcgttgggattcagtgctgcttgatgaaaaattgtcttatgaggaggagcctgtggctattttagatagagaaattcgcaagttgaggtcaagggagattgcatccatcaaagttcaatggaagaatcgacccgttgaagaagccacttgggagaaagaggcggacatgcaagaaagatacctacacctgtttacaaattcaggtactccttttcgcccttatttttcttcttacgatcgttcggggacgaacgatgggtaaattggtatctattgtagcgacctgtttagtcgttttgaacagcagattttatttctggaaaaattggctgagacgacggaacccacaacggaacgtcatggacacgacagaccgtcgagggtgtctcgttccaaaatacttagaattttgaaaattgggtactgaaatcgactctctgaacttcgtaatggaatggcaggatggaccgtcgtggtcacgacggactgtcacagaccctttaatggaatggagtctctgaactctgtgacggagcagcaggacagaccgtcgcaggcatgatggcccgtcacaggctgcataatcccaggcggggtcgaatttctttaaatgttttaagggacgttttggactattcctgtcataattataaatttagtgggttaatgttaataatctaattacttgggggttaaaagaggtaaccttgagtaaattagtgggttattattgacatcttttattcttaattatatgctaattagggtaaaagaaagagggtttgaataaagaaaatagaaagaacaaagagagagagaggatcgaacgagaagaggaaaacacaaagctttggggaatttgcttgcttgatcactaatcttcggtggaggtaggttatggtttttatactattcgtagtaaactcttaatagcgaatgatatgtattgggtagtgttgtaaacccttctatatgcttaattgtgtgtttgcatgttgtgattatataattgtgatgagataagcatgatgaagctattgaatcctaaatcttgaaaaagaaaccctaatctactttgttaatgatgatgccttagtatacaagaaggcttgatgaacgaaagtagtgagattaggggatcgggtgccacgttccggtaccaggatagtatatgaggatcggagtgtcacgttccgacaccaggatagtatatggatcaggttccacgttccgataccaggatagtatatgaggattggagtatcacgttccgacaccaggatagtatatggatcgggtgccacgttccggtaccaggataaaatatggatcgggtgtcacgttccgacactaggatagaatgaggatcggagtgtcacgttccgacaccaggatagtatatggatcgggtgccacgtttcgataccaggatagaatatggatcgggtgtcacgttccgacacgaggatagaataaggatcggagtgtcacgttctgacaccaggatagtatatgaggagcggagtgtcacgtaccgacacgagaggaataaaagataatgattcttgaaagatgttaatatactcaatctaatgaacctaattcccaaatgagtatgatgaggaggcgtgagtcctcattgatgtgcttggtgttgtaaccaagggttatggtaattgtaaatgctgcatgctaaggatactagttgattttatgatgttacctgatatatactgttttttattttgagttggccgatgatacctactcagtacttgtgtttgtactgacccctacttgtatttgttttctttgttaattgtggagtgcagcaaatgtaccggcgtcttcaactcaaccgcaactctagccagtcttcattactccggatatcagggtgagctaatgcttctagcttggactggatcctcctcttcatgtcttgatgccttgaagttccggcatggactagctgtttatatattttagcttcttagatactcttagatttagtaatttgaagtagaggttcttgtgatgatgacttccagattttggagaTAATAATAGtcgttgagtttttagaagttattgaatttgtttttattaatgagtttaagtcttccgcattactttctgttgatattatattgaaacgttaaggtttagattggttggttcgctcacataggagggtaagtgtgggtgccagtcgcggtccgatttgggtcgtgacagatactatatagataaagctcaaattagttttttaaatacttgttcaaaattctCCAAACCTACCTATAAgatggataaaatatgggtacGAGATTTAGATATAAGAGTAGATGTTGTGTTAGGACTAGATTTCATACTATACAATAAAGGAGGAACTTTAATAACAAAGATGGgatactttttatgaaaaacattACTTATACTTCGGTCTTAActgataaaattaatactaaagtaagacataaagaaaaaaGTTGCGAGAATTGTGAAAATAATACACAATGTACTAAAACGGAATGTAAtacattatatgaaaatatattagaaATAGATAGAGAAGATGAGATAGTCAATAAAAACTATGTTCTAATAGAAATGGAAACAgagttttataattttaagacaggaattcaaaaaataggacaaataaaGAACTAACAAGATCtagataatatagtaaaatttttagatcaaatagaaatattaGGAGaaaagcctctaaagtattggaaaaataatcatgaagtATATAAGTTAGATATAATAAACCcataatatataataagaaCAGCCTCAATAGAAGCTACAAATCAATATCTAGAAGATTTTagaatacaaattaaagaactaTTAGAATTAGGAGTAATAAGAAGATCTACTTCAAGACATAGGTCCGCagcatttatggtaagaaatcatagTGAAACAGTTAGAAGAAAAGCCAGAATggttataaattacaaaatactAAAGGATAATACTAAAACAGACAGTTATAAATTACCAGATAAAACAGAGTTAATAAATAGAATCCAAGGTAAAacaatttttagtaaatttgattgtaaGTCAGGATACTGGCAGATAAAAATGCATCCAGATAGTATAGAATGGACAGCTTTTATTTGTCCTGAGGGACATTTTGAATGgttatttatgtcatttgggTTAAAAACCGCAACTCcaattttccaaagaaaaatggataaaaGATTTggagaatacaaaaaaattgttttaatatatgtagatgatattttagtatttagtaaaGATATAAAAGAACATTTAGGACACTTACAAACGGTTTTTAGGTTATTTGTTAGTAATGgaataataattagtaaaaagaaaatagaattatgTAAAAACTATACAAACCTTCTAGGAATTACTTTAGGACAAGGAAAAGTTAAGCTACAACCTCATTTAGCAAAAAGGCTCTAGATATGccagataaattaaataatttaaaagactTACAAAAATTTCTAGGAATAGTCAACTATGCAAGACCATTTATTAAGGATCTAGGAAAAATAGCAGGACCATTATACTCTAAGACAGGAACTAAAGgacaaagaaactttaatattgaagacataaaattagtacaaaggataaaagaaaaaataaaaaatattcccgATCTTAATATGCCATTAGAATCAGACTATAATAGAGACACATGAGAGTTTTGATGGATGGGGTGCAGTATTAAAATCAAGACCACATAAATACAgttctaaacaagaagaaaaaatatgtgcttatcaaagtggaaaattcaaagaaaagggTAATAAAGCTAGTatagatgttgaaattttaGCTGTAATATATGGATTAAAcagttttagaatttatattctaaataaaccagaaatattaataagaacagaTTGTGAAGCTAtagtaaaatttcatcaaaaaattaataataaaactagtAGTAGAAGATGATGGCTAAATTTTGTAGATActatatcaatttatcattCTATAATTTTGTAGCATatcaaggataatgataatagtaTTGCAGATCAACTAAGTAGATTACTgatcaaagtttaaattttacagaATGAGACTACTACTACCAGACAAAGGTAAAAGAGTTCAACCTTCAGCCTCAGACTTTGCAGACTCttacaaacaaacaatgttatcaaatttacattttaaacTTCTAGATAAAATTGATGATGTCAGAATAGAAAGACTGCAGTTTGGACAACAAAACTTAATTGCATATGAGTCGTCCAATTGGACATTCAGACATTTGTCTAATTTCCAACTAGACAAACAGCAAACATGCCTTATAGATAATATATGGATAGCACATAATTAAAAAGACATTAAATATGTAATTGCTGTTTTAAATGCTTtaggatattattttactagcaaaaataaagaaaatagatctAAATATTATGTGGTAATTCATGGTAAAACAAATGGTGTTTTTCAGACATGGATAGAAGTCTTAGATTCtattaaaggttttcaaaaacCTCTTTTTAAAGGCTTTAATGATTTTATAGAAGCTTTAGACTATGCTAGAGGAATATAGGGccaaattactatatttttcCAGCCCTTAGACAAAACCTAGATAAAACTCCACAATACAACATCCAAAAAGATACAAACAAAGTAATATTCTGTGATCATTGCTCGTCCATGACCGAAGCATTCAAAAGgctaaatctaagaaatgaaGCTCTAATGCAAGAAAATGTCAAACTCAGGGAAAGACTTTGATGAATGGAAAGCAAAGGTAAGACTAAACAAGATGTACAAACTCAGACAGATATACAGGGTTTTCCATCCCAGATAAAAATGGATGAGATAGGTGTGCAGTCCCCACTGAATGTTAAGAAATCCAGTGTATCGGATGAAGACGGTAAAGACATATCAAATTCCTTGTATGGCTGTCACTTTGCTAAAAAGTGAAAACGAAGAATGTTCATCTTCTTCTCATAATAGACGAAGACTACCGATATCTTTTACCCAAAACCTTAAATTGAAAACTAAAAGGCCCAAAAAACTAAAGACATAGAATTTCTAATCACCAAAACAGTAGAAAAACTACTCAAACAAAAACAGGAACAAAACAAATACATGATTAAAGACCCAAGCCCAATTCCAAGCCCAAAAAATAGTCAAGAAAATTCAGAAGAAAACTTAGAGATAATACAATTTGCCCAAGATCCTAATGATGATGACTCTGGAATGAGTTTTGATTCTATAGCATTACATAATTTagacacataaaatatatatatatatatatatatatatatatatatatatatatatatatatatatatataaaatcaagaaatttgcTTCTTTAGACAATCTGTGAGTCCCACTTTACTCACTACCACACATCTGGGGAAAAACTATTGGGACACACTTAAGAAGATAAGACGGATACCAGACTACAAGGACAATAATGCAAGAAAAGGAACATCATTTCACGTGACGATGGGGCCCAGAAGTGTACCTGGACAAGATGATAAGAttcctttttcatttgaaatccGAAGTTTGAAGTTCGAGGATCTCTATAAAAGCAGGCATTATCAAGAGAAGAAAGGCAAGGCGAAGAAAACCACAACCAGAAAATtccaaaatcattaaaaacctCTTTCCTCTATAAAATTACCTTTTATAAATAAGTTTGTGTTAAGAATATAAAAAGATTTCAGTTTGTGTTTAAAAGTTTGTGTAAAGTTATTTTGGAAGCTTTTCGGGTTTCCCGAAAGGGAAACTTTACTCTGTTCTAAATAatgtaagttttcatatttaCGTTTCTAGTAAACTTCCCATATATGTGaattatatgtgtttatttcatatgttaattatttgataaattcatgtaaatttataaatatcatcatgaatctatattacttagtatatggtTAGTTTCTTAGCCTCTTAAAAGTATCGATGGATTAACCTGTAAATTCCTAGGACATTATCAGGTTAAATGTTCTTAGAGAAGAACTATGAATAACCAAATCCGGGGTGTGGTTGAAGAAGATTACTTTTAAGAAta
The DNA window shown above is from Solanum lycopersicum chromosome 11, SLM_r2.1 and carries:
- the LOC138339382 gene encoding uncharacterized protein, whose amino-acid sequence is MGIVERFGVEFVTYKFQGNAKIWWRSHVECQPTEAPPMTWASFSSLFMEKYIPRTLRDRKRDEFLSLEQGRMSVSAYEAKFRALSKYATQLCFSPQEQICHFVKGLKSELRISTLQVAATAKSFQEMVDFVIEVEGVKPDEFTMASTSKRFRKGGEFNGSYSRGQGSRGYSVRPIQSSLQTIVGAPPQTGQHFSERPMLESRECYGCGETGHIKRYCPKQSYRPPIVRGRGGHGRGRYSENVVAEVMVVIKTAGLTDKWEILQRNMLEATDRLVIGPIVTLSLGGRKRRHQMLLSQVIFWFVIVWLLYYLTLAPNFSYVSSSFANGLNLHCELLDMPIRVSTPVGESVIIEKVYRSCLVTFVGSNTYVDFVILEMVDFDVIVGMTWLSPNFAIFDCNAKTVTLAKPGTDPLVWEGDYTSTPVRIISFHRAKRTVSKGCLSFLAHIRDDTTQVPSIESVSVVREFLDVFPADLPGMPPDRDIDFCIDLEPGTRPISIPPYRISPAELRELKVQLQELLSKGFIRPSASPWGAPMLFVKIKDGSFRMCIDYRQLNKVTIKNKYPIPRIDDLFDQLQGACVFSKIELRSGYHQLKIRATDVPKTAFRTRYGHYEFVVMSFGLTNAPAAFMSLMNRIFKPYLDLVVIVFIDDILVYSKSKKEHEEHLRIVLEMLREKKLCAKFSKCEFWLDAVSFLGHVVSKDGVMVDPSKIETVKNWVRPTNVSEIRSFVGLASYYRRFVKGFSSIASQLTNLTKQNVPFVWSDECEESFQKLKTLLTTAPILTLPVEGKNLIVYCDASYSNLGAVLMQGKNIKMDEIGVQSPLNVKKSSVSDEDGKDISNSLYGCHFAKK